A stretch of the Clavibacter sp. B3I6 genome encodes the following:
- a CDS encoding SDR family NAD(P)-dependent oxidoreductase, whose product MDVDGSVALVTGGQRGMGGQHSTGGRRSAGGRRGIGPSIVEELLARGASKVYVTARTPSMDRDPRIVPLAVDVRDDAAVARLAGMAGDATVVVSTPGLDGFADLLDGSVASFRRDFDVDVFGLLSVTRAMAPVLGANGGGAMLNILSTLSWTTEGMGCSASRAAAASISDHARAALRAQGTTVTVARLGFGGSAPVAAQVPELGASVLAVRAVDALEAGEDEVLLDEIGHRVRPPRPGALATADGLR is encoded by the coding sequence ATGGACGTCGACGGATCGGTCGCGCTGGTGACAGGCGGGCAACGCGGCATGGGCGGGCAACACAGCACAGGCGGGCGACGCAGCGCGGGAGGTCGGCGTGGCATCGGCCCGTCGATCGTCGAGGAGCTGCTCGCGCGCGGCGCCTCGAAGGTCTACGTGACAGCGCGCACGCCGTCGATGGACCGGGACCCGCGGATCGTGCCGCTCGCCGTCGACGTCCGAGACGACGCGGCCGTGGCCCGCCTCGCCGGGATGGCGGGTGACGCGACCGTCGTGGTCAGCACCCCGGGGCTCGACGGCTTCGCCGACCTGCTCGACGGGAGCGTCGCCTCCTTCCGCCGCGACTTCGACGTCGACGTGTTCGGGCTCCTGTCGGTCACCCGGGCCATGGCGCCCGTGCTCGGCGCGAACGGCGGCGGCGCGATGCTGAACATCCTGTCGACGCTGTCCTGGACGACCGAGGGGATGGGCTGCAGCGCCAGCAGGGCCGCCGCCGCGTCCATCAGCGACCACGCTCGTGCGGCGCTCCGCGCGCAGGGGACGACCGTGACGGTCGCGCGGCTGGGGTTCGGGGGCAGCGCGCCCGTCGCGGCGCAGGTCCCGGAGCTCGGGGCATCCGTCCTCGCGGTTCGGGCCGTCGACGCCCTGGAGGCGGGCGAGGACGAGGTCCTCCTCGACGAGATCGGCCACCGGGTGCGTCCTCCGCGCCCCGGCGCCCTCGCCACCGCGGACGGCCTCCGATGA
- a CDS encoding VOC family protein, with translation MSAAARPGSPGAEDQGSDPVASGTPAAASRPLAVSAIVVHAEAPLVLADFWSRAFGVPVDPGSTADSASLVTSPRVPPLAFERSDGPGRRPGEMTVRAYADDLDDRIRRLGDLGTRASRYRERAGDRDVAEIHDPEGNRIVIVQLRGGDRGGATRPPHDGVRSASEAPSASPRHAAVPRPPRVTTPRGDAARGTRARG, from the coding sequence ATGAGCGCCGCCGCGCGACCGGGTTCCCCGGGAGCCGAGGACCAGGGCTCCGATCCCGTCGCCTCCGGCACGCCGGCGGCGGCGTCGCGGCCCCTCGCCGTGAGCGCGATCGTCGTGCACGCCGAGGCGCCGCTCGTCCTGGCCGACTTCTGGTCCCGCGCGTTCGGCGTCCCGGTGGATCCCGGATCGACGGCCGACAGCGCATCGCTCGTGACGAGCCCCCGCGTGCCCCCGCTCGCGTTCGAGCGCTCCGACGGGCCCGGGCGCCGGCCCGGGGAGATGACCGTCCGCGCCTACGCGGACGACCTCGATGACCGCATCCGGCGGCTCGGCGACCTGGGGACGCGCGCATCCCGGTACCGGGAGCGGGCCGGCGATCGGGACGTGGCCGAGATCCACGACCCCGAGGGCAACCGGATCGTCATCGTCCAGCTCCGAGGGGGCGATCGAGGCGGTGCGACCCGGCCGCCACACGACGGCGTGCGGTCGGCGTCCGAGGCGCCGAGCGCGTCGCCCCGTCATGCCGCGGTACCCCGTCCCCCGCGGGTGACGACCCCGCGGGGGGACGCGGCCCGCGGCACGCGAGCACGAGGCTGA
- a CDS encoding alpha/beta fold hydrolase encodes MSRSIRSSFSRRTAGIALAATAALAGLAGCSPAAAPTAVGDAVAVTAEAPKPTIVFVHGAWSDSSAFDQVSSALGEDGYTVVDFANPLRSLSGDTSYLASFLETRTSGPVVLVGHSYGGALISGAATSDPDVKALVYVNAFVPEAGETILELSSKAGPVDAAALFDMAHFGEHDVDLYLKEDAFAGGFSNGLSDAQTATLFAGQRPITYAALDEPAGADPAWKRLPSWYIAGTEDHSIALETQLFMAERAGSTVTELEAGHLSMVAEPAATVKVIQDATAAQ; translated from the coding sequence ATGTCCCGCTCGATCCGCTCCTCCTTCTCCCGCCGCACCGCGGGCATCGCCCTCGCCGCCACGGCCGCCCTCGCCGGGCTGGCCGGCTGCAGCCCCGCCGCCGCGCCGACCGCCGTCGGCGACGCCGTCGCGGTGACCGCCGAGGCGCCCAAGCCCACGATCGTGTTCGTCCACGGCGCATGGAGCGACTCCAGCGCCTTCGACCAGGTCAGCAGCGCGCTCGGCGAGGACGGCTACACCGTCGTCGACTTCGCCAACCCGCTGCGCTCGCTCTCCGGCGACACCTCGTACCTCGCCTCCTTCCTGGAGACCCGCACCAGCGGCCCCGTCGTCCTCGTCGGCCACTCCTACGGCGGCGCGCTCATCAGCGGCGCAGCCACCAGCGACCCCGACGTGAAGGCCCTCGTCTACGTCAACGCCTTCGTGCCCGAGGCGGGCGAGACGATCCTCGAGCTCTCCAGCAAGGCCGGTCCCGTCGACGCCGCGGCGCTGTTCGACATGGCGCACTTCGGCGAGCACGACGTCGACCTGTACCTGAAGGAGGACGCCTTCGCCGGCGGCTTCTCCAACGGCCTCTCCGACGCCCAGACCGCCACGCTCTTCGCCGGCCAGCGCCCCATCACCTACGCGGCGCTCGACGAGCCGGCCGGCGCGGACCCCGCCTGGAAGAGGCTCCCGTCCTGGTACATCGCCGGGACCGAGGACCACAGCATCGCCCTCGAGACCCAGCTCTTCATGGCCGAGCGCGCCGGATCGACGGTCACCGAGCTCGAGGCCGGGCACCTCTCCATGGTCGCCGAGCCCGCCGCGACCGTGAAGGTCATCCAGGACGCCACAGCCGCCCAGTGA
- a CDS encoding MarR family winged helix-turn-helix transcriptional regulator yields MPDRETLPPDAADAADAPASSARIADELVCFSLYTASRSTTQAYRALLAPWGLTYPQYLVLVLLWSGDDRMVTELGQQLDLDSGTLSPLLARMEEAGFVTRRRISADQRVVTVSLAERGRTVRAELAHVPAAIIRGMGLDLDRARQLLATLHLLTAGMQDATAEALAQPATRPAEASARTP; encoded by the coding sequence ATGCCCGATCGCGAGACCCTCCCGCCCGACGCCGCCGACGCCGCCGACGCGCCCGCGTCTTCCGCGCGCATCGCCGACGAGCTGGTGTGCTTCTCCCTCTACACGGCGTCGCGATCCACCACCCAGGCGTACCGCGCGCTCCTCGCGCCGTGGGGGCTCACCTACCCGCAGTACCTGGTGCTGGTGCTGCTGTGGTCGGGCGACGACCGCATGGTCACCGAGCTCGGGCAGCAGCTCGACCTCGACTCGGGCACGCTGTCGCCGCTGCTCGCGCGGATGGAGGAGGCCGGCTTCGTCACCCGCCGCCGGATCTCCGCCGACCAGCGCGTCGTGACGGTGTCGCTCGCCGAGCGCGGCCGCACCGTGCGGGCCGAGCTCGCGCACGTGCCCGCGGCGATCATCCGCGGCATGGGCCTCGACCTCGACCGCGCGCGGCAGCTCCTGGCCACCCTGCACCTGCTGACCGCGGGCATGCAGGACGCCACGGCCGAGGCGCTCGCGCAGCCCGCGACGCGGCCCGCCGAGGCGTCGGCCCGCACCCCCTGA
- a CDS encoding GMC family oxidoreductase produces the protein MRAPSSSAALEAAAEAGHPLVDDVSSGDAIGFGLSDANVHDGHRQSAADAYLRPFADRANLHIVTDSAARRLIIDDGICTGVEFGDGVVFGSEAVARREVILTAGAIGTAQLLMLSGVGPAEHLGEHGIDVELDLPGVGENLHDHPMSTLVFEHKTPLQGNPENIYGQGVGLIRSTDNAEHPDMQILLISQPYRSQNLSGPDPDGGYAIGFSAMLPHSRGTVRLADRNHRSTPLIDPQYLADARDQEAMVTGYGIARRIADAHALDDWRGAESQPGRALEDDDAILDYVRESLVVYFHYAGTCRVGTDEMAVVDPDLRVRGISRLRVADASIMPSPISANTNATVFAIAERAAHLIRG, from the coding sequence ATCCGAGCCCCGTCGTCCTCCGCCGCCCTCGAGGCCGCGGCCGAGGCGGGTCACCCGCTCGTCGACGACGTCTCCTCCGGCGACGCGATCGGGTTCGGCCTCTCCGACGCGAACGTCCACGACGGCCACCGCCAGAGCGCGGCGGACGCGTACCTGCGGCCGTTCGCCGACCGCGCCAACCTGCACATCGTCACCGACTCCGCGGCCCGACGCCTCATCATCGACGACGGCATCTGCACCGGCGTGGAGTTCGGCGACGGCGTCGTGTTCGGGAGCGAGGCCGTCGCCCGACGCGAGGTCATCCTCACCGCCGGTGCCATCGGCACCGCGCAGCTGCTGATGCTCTCCGGCGTGGGCCCCGCCGAACACCTCGGCGAGCACGGCATCGATGTCGAGCTGGACCTCCCCGGCGTGGGAGAGAACCTGCACGACCACCCCATGTCGACGCTCGTGTTCGAGCACAAGACGCCGTTGCAGGGCAACCCCGAGAACATCTACGGCCAGGGCGTCGGACTCATCCGCTCCACCGACAATGCTGAGCACCCCGACATGCAGATCCTGCTCATCAGCCAGCCATACCGCTCGCAGAACCTCTCCGGGCCGGACCCCGACGGCGGCTACGCGATCGGCTTCTCCGCCATGCTCCCCCACAGCCGCGGCACCGTCCGGCTTGCCGACCGCAACCACCGCAGCACGCCGCTGATCGACCCGCAGTACCTCGCGGACGCCCGCGACCAGGAGGCGATGGTCACGGGGTACGGCATCGCCCGCCGCATCGCGGACGCGCACGCGCTGGACGACTGGCGAGGCGCCGAGTCCCAGCCCGGTCGCGCCCTCGAAGACGACGACGCGATCCTCGACTACGTCCGCGAGAGCCTCGTCGTCTACTTCCACTATGCCGGCACCTGCCGCGTGGGAACCGACGAGATGGCGGTGGTCGACCCCGACCTCCGCGTCCGCGGCATCTCGCGCCTCCGCGTCGCCGACGCGTCCATCATGCCGTCGCCTATCTCTGCCAACACGAACGCCACGGTGTTCGCGATCGCGGAGCGGGCAGCCCACCTCATCAGGGGCTAG
- a CDS encoding TetR/AcrR family transcriptional regulator: protein MTQEEREPEAPTTAAPAATQDDPEGAPTPAPRTGARGAATRERIVDAAAQLFYAQGLRAVSADRIIELAGITKVTFYRHFRTKDDLIVAYLERRAAWERDAVRGASEAAHGDVDETLRMVSTGIGAEACTAGFRGCPFINAAAEYADPEHPVRRVVDSHRAWFLSALTQLTEAAGIEGGEAADELMMLRDGAMVSGYLGDATHVSAALLSASRAVIATRR from the coding sequence ATGACCCAGGAAGAGCGAGAGCCCGAAGCCCCCACGACCGCTGCCCCCGCGGCGACGCAGGACGATCCGGAGGGCGCGCCGACCCCGGCGCCCCGCACGGGAGCCCGCGGCGCCGCCACCCGGGAGCGCATCGTCGACGCCGCGGCGCAGCTCTTCTACGCGCAGGGCCTCCGGGCGGTGAGCGCGGACAGGATCATCGAGCTCGCCGGGATCACGAAGGTCACCTTCTACCGGCACTTCCGCACGAAGGACGACCTGATCGTGGCGTACCTGGAGCGGCGTGCGGCGTGGGAGCGCGACGCCGTCCGCGGTGCCAGCGAGGCGGCGCACGGCGACGTGGACGAGACCCTCCGCATGGTGAGCACGGGGATCGGGGCGGAGGCGTGCACGGCCGGATTCCGCGGCTGCCCGTTCATCAACGCCGCCGCCGAGTACGCCGATCCGGAGCACCCCGTGCGACGGGTCGTGGACTCCCACCGGGCGTGGTTCCTGTCGGCGCTGACGCAGCTCACCGAGGCGGCGGGCATCGAGGGCGGCGAGGCGGCGGACGAGCTGATGATGCTGCGCGACGGGGCGATGGTCAGCGGCTACCTCGGTGACGCGACGCACGTGAGCGCGGCCCTGCTGTCCGCGAGCCGGGCCGTGATCGCGACCCGGAGGTGA